A window of Gossypium raimondii isolate GPD5lz chromosome 7, ASM2569854v1, whole genome shotgun sequence genomic DNA:
CTTAACTTCTGAGCAAGATTCAAATTATGGAAGATCAACTTCCTTAAGAAAGCGTAAGGTGTcatctttcacaagtctagtgaatttttcttgattaatatgaccaagtctcaaaTGCCACAGGTAGGCCTCAtaagagtgagaagttttaaaccttttattttataattcaatttcaagcagtgtgtacatctttggttttataaaataaatattattatccaTTCATCCATTAAAAATAAGGGTATGATTTCTAAATATTACAACAATATTATTGAAAGTCATAGTCAAGCGGTCTTTaaataaacatgcaacaaaaattaagtttctttttaaaCTTGGAACATAAAAgacatttttcaaaataatcttcccaaaattatcaaaataaatatttacatctACCACTGTTTTAGTTGTCACACTTGCCCCATTTCCGGTCCGTAAGGAAGACTTTTATCTCTAAGATCTTTCATTTCCTCGAACCCTTGTAGAAAAACACACACATGTTAGTGGCTCCAAAATCAATGACCTAATGGTCTGTCAAATCTTccactaagaaaatttttatcataaaaagtTTCATACCTTTTCCATTAGTGGCTAGGTAATACTTCGACTCTTTGCAGTTGGCCTTGAAGTGCCCTTTCTTATTGTAGAAGAAACACTTAGACTTAAATAAGTTTATAGTCCTCTTGGTTCTCATCCTTTCCACTTTAGGTGGCGTAGAGAGCTTAACATTGTTTCTTTTAGCATGTTTTCCCTTCCCTTTATAGAAGAAGAAATCGCTAagtttgcttctattttttgGATTAGTTGATCACAATCAAACATCAACTCATTGGATTCTAACTCTTTCATGAGTTGTGAAAGTATCAAACTCTTGTTCCCAAGGTTATAAGCAGCCTTAAAGCCTACAAAATCTTTGGACAAGCTTTTAAACACCatttaaatttgtgtgttctagTCCAAATTAGCCTCATTATCTATGACCTCGACAAAGTAACTCATAATAGTGATCATATGGTATTTGACTGGAGTATCGGGCTTTTTCTAGGCATTCATCAAACTAGTTATAGTTTACTATTAAGCCAAGGCAGCTTGGCCACCGAATATGTCCTGTAGTTTGTCTGGAATTACTTTGGCAGTCTTACAGGTCTCCAGTTGCTTATGAAGAGTACCGGTCACGCTTGCCAACATATAGCAACGAGCTATCTCATCAACCACCGCCCATTGTTTTTGAGCCTTAGCTTGAGTGGCCGGTGCGCATCTATTATCAAGTACTGTTTTGAGTTCCTCACAGCTTAAGACAATTATAAAGTTCCTTTTCCAttccttatagttatttttgttcAGTTTGTTCTCAGTAAGTATGTTTAGTAAGTGAGTATGTGTCATTttttaactgaaaaatataaaatattcattcattaatatctttgtatttagaaaatattaagaaaactTTTACCAACATAGAATATGCATTAAGATAATGTATGCGTCTtatattaaagtttgaaaacatttgtaagtcgTTGCAATAAGAATTCCTACACCCATTGAATTAATTCACCTTGTGGAAATCTtaatcaactagtaagaacatggatttTCATCCATTTAATACATGAATCTAATTCCTTAAGTAGTCACACATACTAATAATCACTTTACATTTGgccatcattctaacttaagcaTAGATTTTTGGGAAGTTACTTAACTAAAatgatcttgagtgtataaccatcaactcaacatCTATCATTCCATGCACCACGAatgagtcatcttgggacaatctcaACAAGTAACACGTATGACTAGTTGTcctttataaaaatgaaaaacttcTTCAGTGAATTCCACATGATAATACCTACCTCAAGGCCGAAAAGCTATCTTATGCTATCACAAGAAAGTTATCTCTTTAAAGGAAATCTCCTCGCTGTAACTTgtagtaaaaaaatttagtttgaaaACAACTTTCTTACActgcgaaaaattaaaattttaaaaactgacccaatttgtgatatttatagcaataaaccctagacTGAAATCGTACATGTGTTTTAGATAGATGGATTTTTGTCGTTCtaagctttcaaccaaacgatcttctctgctattctcataccatgaactgcttcaagtgtgggctcgaaccaattgaataaaaaatataaaactagaaattattttcttctatgtggaaagaaattttctcttttcaaataaaaactagCAGAATAGTTATTacggaaaatatatttaattctaagAGAATAAATGTCTCTCTATTTTTTAGAAGAATAATGATATCTTAAAGTTGTGTTTGTAGGTCTaccggtgtcatctatttataagaagaaAAGGTAGAACctttgttgaattgtagaaatTTAGTTCAGCTAGAAACATGAACTTCTTGTGTAATTAGGAGTATAGATAGTGGCAACCCTAGTTAATATTAGCTAGGGTTAGTCATTCACCCTATTAACATAAGGGGTTTTTGGGCTTCTTCCATATcaggtccaattacaagtacttcctaGGCTTTTAACCTAGTACTTAATAAAttgatccaacccaatatttatttttctatttcccaaaataaatttcaataaatatatattgaataattttcTCGTCCTAATTTTACCCCCGATAAAATTATGACGATTTTAcctgataaaattttaagaaaatatatttaatatttaatcgttcAACTTGTTTACtatgattgaatgatttattttcattttgagctttaaaataatagaaaaatataaactcattctttccatcatttttaaaatccatgttcatttgcaaatgaatcatttctcattttcatttccctttctatttccatttctatttccatttccatttccattttgagaaaaatcacatttatttccaaatgattccatttctacatttcggagaaaaccataaccattttttaatgttttctatttctccatttctattcattctgttcattttgattcaacatgcaattcatttctggttttaaCAAGCTAGAACAGGGACTGATTGGACATGCAATTGagactcaaatgatttataattaagtttcaacttttcgcctattaattataaactcatttagtcacgaagtcattttactatagtattgtgactaaGCTCACCTCAACGggataccattacaaaagcaactcGATTAGTGTTGCCTAATGATCTTATCATAAGtgtctctttgggataaatttgttctcccaatatgattgtattttatcttatgataaaatttagttACATAATACTTATGTCCTTTTCCAGATAACAtgaattattctaaaaaataaataaataaaacctacATGAAAATGCTAGTCCACGATCTAATTACATAtctcataaattattaaaataataattaccactttaattttagaaatcacaattttaacaaaatatctttatcatataaataataaaatacattcattcacatacataactcgaaacatgtttataattataagaatgtcacatcttatcaaaaattaaccaaacatgaagaagagagaaaatttgCTATCAGTTTATactataaacatagcacaatctagctctgataccaattacTGGAAACAAATCTAGTTTGTTTCTGTCacagtaaaaaataaaaattttgaaaatcaagccagttttttttatatttatagcaataaaatttTCTCGAAAAGTACTTGTGCTTTGTACAAGACGGATCCTTAATGTTCCTAGCTTTCAACTGAATgaccttctccactattctcgttCCACGAATTGCTTTGAGTGTAGGCTCGAACAATCATGAATCAAATATAGAactagaaataattttcttattttcaatagaaaagtAAATCTTTCTCTACAGAAACCCATAGAATTTAATATTCCCAGGACTTATAATTTATACctagaaaataaattcacaCTATTTTGAGGTTGAATAACAACTTCTCAAAGTTGTGTATTTTTAACCCTACCAgtaccatctatttatagggagagataaAAGAATATTGGTTTAATtagtagaataaaaataatacttatttgaaagaaaaactaTTTTCTTAGTTCTACTAGAAGAGCGAGGCGGCACACCCTAGTTAAATATACTAGGGTTGTCATCCCTCATATATAttatgaggggttttgggcctctcttgTACTaagtccaattatatgtgcttcctaaacttttaaccaacactttataatttaatcaaactctgtacatgtttttctatttcccaaaatgaatattatttattaaattaattaatttttcaattaaataattttctcaatttcatggcaactttaccataaaaatCTATGAgacaatatatttaattttcattttcaacaaattcaaatgaccaattaatttaattccatttttcaaacttcaattatttgattaaataataattcaaaacttaaattaatcatCATGTCATTTTCATACTTAGTGAGATAACATATTCATTTCCGAATGCAACCCATTTCtttaactttaccatttctatccatttcttttcatttaattctataagcaattcatttttgtttcaacaAGCTACCGAGAgatcgattggacatatgtaattaaggctcaaatgatttataattaagttctagtttttacctattaattataaattcatttagtcgaaaatatatttaattttcatattcaatgaattcaaatgaccaattaatttaattccattttcaaacttcaattgtttgattaaataataattcaaaacttaaattaattatcgtGTCATTTTCATACTTAATGAGATACCATATTCATTTCGAACGTAacctatttttttaactttatcatttctatccatttcttttcatttaattctataagcaatttatttttggtttcaactAGCTACTAGAGAGATCGATTgcacatatgtaattagggctcaaatgatttataattaagttctagttttttcctattaattataaattcatttagtcacgaagtcattccactatagtatcgtaaTTAAGCTCTCtccaattacataccattacgaaagctactcgatcagtgctcgtccaatgaccttgtcataagtgtctctttgggataaatctgttttcccaatatgattctattttatcttatggtaaccatTAAATCTTTCTTCTTGGAAAGTCAACcactatcaaaataataattaagtcatttatcacaaagacataCGACCCatgaccatgtttacttttcatctatcatgtattaccaatgagagaatatcatttactAATTTCTAGGGTTATGAATCTTACTATCGTAAATAATGCTACATACTGtagaagttgtatacccaaatcaccagctttcggttccttatctattgaactcagacttttacttacattaaagtatacaaatgaatatactacaattagggcaccaaatccaacactTGTCTGAATAACTTTAAAGAGCTTTTGTCTTTTGTCTAGTGCCAAAGGGGTGAGCAGTGACATTGTTGCTTGATGATGATGCTGAATAGGTTGCAGGAATAACTTGAACAGGCTTGGTGATGATGATTTTCTTTGAAGCCATCACaactttgaactttgatttttgAGAGAAGAGATGAAAGGTAGAGATTGTCCCACCAGGTGTGCCAGAAATTTGTACACACAAATTTCGAGTCGAAAGTTGACTTGAAAGTTCGgagtcaaatttatttataactttaatagaaaagttataatatttagaaatttattaaatacaaagaaaaacatCATTCAATACCTGAAAGTCATGGACATAATCTTGGATGGATGTAGATTACTTCAAGGGTCGTGTTGGCTTGCTCTTGAAACGGGTTTGGACATCCTTTCTTAGTTGATTTGGATTGAAATGTGGTTTTCTTTAGGAACAACTTTTGTCTTCTTCTCCACTGTTGAATTAGATCGGAAGGCAATTTTTCTTCAGAATTGATGCGGTGTTCTTCAGAATTTCTTTAAGTTCTTTGACTTCTTTAGAGAATTCTGGAGACATTTCCTAAGCTTCTTGAACTTCTGAACTTCTCCGGAATGGCTTGGGGTGACCCTTTTTATAGTGTACaacgattttattttttttaacgtGGAAGTGCATGAAACgaatataatgtaattttttaaatatatattcaaaaacaaattcaTATTAAACACCCAAAAGAAGAATAAATATACGCTCCAAACCAATGGTAATAACTACTCTTACAGATGTTGGTAAGAATCGATTAACCCATTAATTTATCGCAGAACAGAAAAGTAAAAGAGAATGATATAATACAATGTCTTGAGATTCGGATCACCACATGCCCATTTCTTATAAGTTTTACCCTTTCAAGATTGAAGACCAAATCCAAATAAACAAAACCAACTCCCTACTCTCTTTGCGGCTTTCCCTCTCCTCCATTTTGAGTTTTTCAAACTTTCTCAGCTACCAGACAAAGGACCAATATCCCCTTCtttctgcttttcttttttgtctttcctttctctctctctctctctcttctgtCTTTTTGCTTTAGCCTAAGACAATCCTCACCTTTCTTCACCATTCCCACTCTCATTCATTGCCCACCATTTCCTTTTCCCCTTTTGCCTGTTGGGTCTTAGGTTTGAACAACAAAGGTCGAAACTGAATTTGGGTTTGTTGCTCCCCCATTCCCCACTGTTGATGAGTTGATTGCTTTGCCGTTTGGGAGCTTTCCACCAAGTGTCGGTAATATCAATGGGGTTAGTTGATGACAACAAGAACAAGGAGAAGGAGGCAAGCGAGGATGAAGGAGGAGCTGCCAGGGGTGGTGGCAGACAATTGAGTGATGATTCCTCTTTCTATACCACTGATCAGGAGGAGGATAACGATGATGAGAGCGCACTTCATTTGGGTCCCCAGTGTAGTCTCAAGGAACAGCTTGAAAAAGATAAGGTTTAAACTTTTCATCCTCTTTCTTTCACTTGGATTTACTCAAACTCTCATGCATGTATAGTTGGAATTTGTCTTTTTATCATCATTTGCTTGAGTTGTAGGATGATGAGAGCTTAAGGAAGTGGAAAGAACAGCTTCTCGGAAGTGTGGATATTAACAACATTGGAGGTACcgctttcatttctttttttctttttttaaatcccTTTGTAACATAGGTTTCTGTATAATTCAATTGTATGGCATGTTTCAGTACTATTGCTCTGGCTCTAGGTCAATTAGAACAAACAAATCTTTCATGCAAGTCTTAAAGAATCTGCAGAATTTGACATGAATCAAAATAGATAGAATTTTGGATGTGGTTTTCACCCTTGTATTTGCAGAAACACTTGATCCTGAAGTAAAGTTCCTTAGCGTGGCCATCGTGTCGCCGGAAAGGCCAGACATGGTTCTTTCGATCCCTGAAGATGGAAAGCCCCAGGGCTTATGGTTTACACTGAAAGAAGGTAGCCATTATCGGTTGAAATTCTCCTTCCAAGTTAGCAACAACATTGTATCTGGTCTCAGGTACACAAATACTGTTTGGAAATCAGGTCTCAGGGGTAAGCCTCTTATTACATGTCCTAATTCttgaaaaacaaatttgaaggtacaaaaaacacttcaaaatgAATCTTGTCTTTCAGTTTTCAGCACAAAAGATATGATTGGAACCTTTAGTCCTCAACAAGAGCCTTATACACATGAAATGCCAGAAGAGACTGCCCCTTCTGGTTTTATGGCTAGAGGATCATATACTGCAAAGTCAAAGGTTTGTTCAACTAAGTTTTACATATGTATCTATATATCAAGTGTGATTTCTACTTACGAAATTGCTTTTTATCAGTTCCTTGATGATGATAACAAGTGCCACTTGGAGATCAACTATACATTTGACATCCGTAAAGACTGGGCTTCAGCTGACTAAGGAAACAACCTGATGATGAGGTGGATGGATGGATGTTCGGATGGCGTTATATTTTCAgctattaattacatatatatctCTCTTTCAGACCAGTTTTGTTTTAACTGCTAGTTTCCCCAGTTGCCTTAACCATCTCGTTTATTGTTGTTTGAGATGTTTTGATAATGAAATGTCTAGAAAATTGTTCTTGTTCAATTTCTCGATGTGCATATATCAACAACTTGAGCTGAGTctatgattttttctttttatcttcaaAGTGTTCTAATTTCAGAGACTGCTTCTGATTTTCTAAATCATGCAGTAATTAGTTTGATACTAACCAATGCCCTTTTTTTTATACGAACATGCATCAAATTTAGaagggtttaaataaaaatattaggctcgaaaaataagtttagataaaaaagtacagtttaaaaaataattttcagacTCAGACTTGAACATTCAAAGCTTGAATTCGGTCCATTTCTAAGTTTCTAATATAATacattatgttatttttttatgtagggtaaattacactatAGGTCGCCTAAATATGGgtcattttctttttcggtCACACAATTAtggatttgtttctttttttgtcgTCTaactatgaattttttttaaattggtcatCCAActaattgaaattgtttttttttctttttgcccatttccattaattacaataacGGAGGGTGAAGTGGGGTTGAAAAATTggtacaataaaaaatttagtccttaacttttacatattatatcaatttattcataatttaaaatttttaattctcaaaatttacaaatagaATTTgttcctaattctaaaaaaaattaaagaaatatataaaatacataaatattttcaaaaaatatagtaataaatttaaattttatattaatatttatattaatattaaatgaaatttaaaataaaataaaataaccctCCCCACCGTCCTCCCCCACTCCCGTCCTTCTCCCTCTCTCTCTGTTGTTGTTGATTTAGTGATTCAtggtgtttttaaaatttcataagcaTGGCTATTGTTGGCTTAGGTTTAGTTTAGCACAGctttttaaaagtgtttttaagtcaaaaaacacttttgagtaaaaactaaaatattatgcttttgcttttgattaaaaaagtacttttgcaaaatatttttgttctaaaagcacttttgaaaagctcaaaagcacttttgaaaagcTCAAAAGCATTTTATTTAGCAATATTTTTATCTCAAAAGTGTTTTTTGTCCCCAAGAGTGCTTATTAGAATCAATGCTAAACTGACCCTTAACCTAATTCATCAGTTCACTGATgataataaagaaagaaagcatATACCATTCTTTATTTTCTACTAAAGCAACAACAAAGAGAGAGGGGGGTGAGAaggggtttttttaaaattttatttaatattaatataaattctgaatttgttaatatattttttgaaaatatttatgtgttttaatttttttttatttttttaaattaagatcaATTTGAtatcatttgtaaattttgacggttaatttttttaaaattatgactaaatcgatataatatgtaaaagttaagAGCTAAATTTCTTATTATAAGAATTTTTCAACTGTCATGCCACCCTCCTATTAGAGCAATTAATggaaaaggacaaaaaaaacaACATCGATTAGTTGGGtgatcaatttaaaaaaatatagttgggtgaccaaaaaccAAAATGGCTTATAGTTGGGTGACCtatggtgtagtttaccctttttgcATTGATAAAAGGGATGCTTGTGGGTCAACTCTAGCTTGTAGTTAtcgcaaaaagaaaaaagaaaaaaaaaaaacctagggACATCGGTTCACTCTAAAAAAGAATATACACTTGCGACAATAGAAAATGCATACTCGTTTTGAAGCCATAGTAGCCTGAACTCGTTCATAGCACTCAACTCTTACTGCcaacaaaaaaatcatattatatttatttgtgaacTCAACAAATCATTAATTGAACTAGAACATAGATAATTCATTAATGGGTATAAAAATTAGGCCGATATTTTTACAAGAAAGTACTATAAAATATGGGGAAAATGCATGGGGGAGCACAAATCATTTCCATAAGAAAAGAACTACTGCATATAAGAGTACAAGAGGAAAACAATAagcaatatcaaaatttaataaacgaCTTACATAAAGATGATAAAACTAAATATCATGTAGGACTAGAAAAGATTTGCaactaatttaacatatttcaGTTCATACAAATTCCTTTTTAGTAATTTTGGCGTTGCCAAGAAATGGAGTGAAAATGGAGAAGTTATTCTTCTACATTTGctgaatatatattcaaataaaacagATGTACTTAATATATTCAAAGAAATGGAGTGAAGATAAATGTTCTAAATGTTATTCATTTACATTATAGTTGTTTCTATGTACTTAATATATCTTGAGTAATTCGTAACTAGTATATCAGGTGGGTTTGGACTAGATTGAAAAGATTTACAAATGTGAGGATGATACCCTGTATGTAAAAATGTAAGATTATAAAATGGTTTTGATTCATGCTTTGATTCCGAAAAATGTTACGGCATTGTAAATGCTTTGGATCCTGAATAAGTGCTCCTGATAGTACTTTCGTACTCCTGATACCACATTCGTGCTCCTATACGCACTTTTGTGCCCTGTTAGCACTTCAGTGCTCCCTGTCATTGTAACCCATGTATTcaaattcttttatattattcatcaggttgttttgattaaataaaataaaggaatgaCTTGTTGACTTGAAATGTATTGAATACTTGAATTATACATTGAAGATCACGTTACATGATTATATGAAAAGTCTCACTTGTTTCTTGTGATATGAAATATCAGGATTGAAAATGTCGTGAATACCTAGttttataattgtatttttggtTGATAAGGTAAGCTaatgtatatgttattatatgaacttactaaggtTTCGTAAAGCTTACtctatttcatttcctttttttttagttgACATTTTGCTGAACAAGGTTGTCGAATCAACTTCAAGGCACACACCATCAAACTTCTGTTTCAGtagattttgaaattgtttttacttcggttatgtggcatgtatataagctATTTTGAGATTTATGTCTTGAGCTCAAAGTTTAATGTGGTAAAGTGTTCATAGTGTTGATATGTAAGATTGAATTTTAAGATTCCCATGGCATGCTTATATGGTAAATGGTGAATATGTATGTAGTAAAGGTATGCTTGATCTTGAATCATGAAATgcatgaaaatgaaatgtttggtATATGTGCCAAAAGATAGTTGTATATTGGAGATCTAGTTGGTCAAGTTGGTTTGTGACTTGATGAACGTAGGCAATATTGACCATGATGGAATGTGaatgatatcttaagtaatATGTATTTTGACATGGTGGTATGTATGATAATATAATAGCTTGGTCGTGATGGTGCCAAattgacatattggttagaagaCTAAGAATTGTAAATAAGGTATGTTTTGAGTTGAGTTGGAAAGCATATATAGGTGAATTGTTGTATGGATGTTGATTGtttaaattgttatgtttagaaatgaataaaaatttatatgacATGGATGAATGGTTATATGAATGGTTTGTTACATGAGTTAGTATGAATATTAGTTGATTCTTATGCAAGCTATTTGGCCATTTAGGTACTATTTAGAACATAGGCTTGTTTAGTTCAAGATAACTTTTAAAATGGCACATAATTGTCCCAcgcggcctagcacatgggctaGCCACATGCTCATGTGGTTACTGTAGGTTTAGTAATATTTGGATCACACGGTTCCAATTAATTACACGACCATATGACATATGCACACACGGGCACAACCTTTcgcacggcctagccacacggtcatgtgacacctattttcatatttgccccattttgttgtaaaatttttaatttggtctttATTTAATCCCGAACTTGTTTTAGAGCTTTCAAAAGCTCGGTTAGGACCCGAATTAGTTTGTTAAtcatgatttgtatatattatgaattgataatatgatttttaagcCGGGATGGTATGGGATGTTCTCTGTTTACTGTAGTGACATGGCATAGCTCGAGTTCGGTGACTGAACtaggtatggggtgttacatatgaAACCCTCTACTAGGTTCCAAGTCACTATTGTTAATTGGGGAATCATGTCTACTCAGGGTGTGTGTATGTCAATGTAGTGGC
This region includes:
- the LOC105802724 gene encoding rho GDP-dissociation inhibitor 1: MGLVDDNKNKEKEASEDEGGAARGGGRQLSDDSSFYTTDQEEDNDDESALHLGPQCSLKEQLEKDKDDESLRKWKEQLLGSVDINNIGETLDPEVKFLSVAIVSPERPDMVLSIPEDGKPQGLWFTLKEGSHYRLKFSFQVSNNIVSGLRYTNTVWKSGLRVFSTKDMIGTFSPQQEPYTHEMPEETAPSGFMARGSYTAKSKFLDDDNKCHLEINYTFDIRKDWASAD